One genomic segment of Deinococcus cellulosilyticus NBRC 106333 = KACC 11606 includes these proteins:
- a CDS encoding EAL domain-containing protein has protein sequence MHADALLGAFLDLTPDWIAVHDLQGRPVLISSAYVRAMGQTANKRSGQTPFNCPEAFHDLPVFEWKIGTPSPALQTLLSEVQVELEGNLHVLQATRMLLKDHAGRPWGTLCYAHEVTRERTMEEALEEQHEFLRNILDSDPSLIFVKDSEGRFTLVNQAMADLYQQTPESMLGKTVGDINPNAKDVERFEAQDREVLQHKEARKFPPFLITDAKGQRRWLYTTKQPVYRRGKPLDLVLGVTSDLTHLHETQHALQTRETEYRTLLEQAERKARELTLLNQVQEAIANKLERSALYDAVVEAIAEQLGYTLVIMTVPEGDRILRVAYRGYEDLPLTVPAEGSAAGWSLRTGKALLIEDVQGATDYVEAMPGVRSCISVPVFSGQRVVGALVVESKNRPLEQQDLNLIQRVSEQLRIALENAELHEKTRRDLVRAQALYQVSQTLHHQGTQEALLEQICQSVMQAMPARWCLIYIMNFEQQSVDFAASTAQDAAPLPIIPFHELNAGLTGWVLREHRPTLSLKGVPDEREGAEVQEHRAKRDIGSLIVVPLIYQGKPMGTLTALNNMQDPDYTESDVDWLMSIGNQVALALAQRQLIDQIQHLAYHDPLTNLPNRLLFEEQLKQAIARAKRLGTKLALLFIDLDGFKNVNDTLGHHIGDLLLHTLSQRFKERTRESDSFARMGGDEFAMILNNLRDPADAVQVAQEFLDLLRAPFHINMHELFISASIGISVFPDNGEDVSTLLRHADTAMYRAKASGKNDIKSFTPELAEKARERLSLETELRYALQRGEFQLYYQPIKDLQTLETVGHEALLRWIHAERGFIPPDRFIPVAEESGLITALGAWVIHEACRQNAEWQRMGRPPVRVAVNISMIQFATSSFVKTVKSALQTSGLGVEWLELEVTESVVMHDVKMVKERLSELRDLGVRISIDDFGTGYSSLKYLQELPIDTLKIDRSFVNAVQSGSSDAPLVRTIILMAQSLGLNVVAEGVETVDQLVYLQSLGCSEAQGYHFSRPLPPSQL, from the coding sequence ATGCATGCGGATGCCCTGCTCGGTGCCTTTCTTGACCTGACCCCCGACTGGATTGCAGTCCATGACCTGCAAGGCAGGCCGGTGCTGATCAGTTCAGCTTATGTCAGGGCAATGGGTCAAACTGCAAACAAAAGGTCAGGGCAGACCCCGTTCAACTGTCCCGAAGCATTTCACGATCTTCCTGTCTTTGAATGGAAGATCGGAACACCTTCTCCTGCCCTTCAGACCTTGCTCTCTGAGGTCCAGGTGGAGCTCGAAGGAAACCTTCACGTGCTGCAAGCCACACGGATGCTGCTGAAAGATCACGCTGGACGGCCCTGGGGCACGCTCTGTTATGCCCATGAAGTCACCCGTGAACGCACCATGGAAGAAGCCCTTGAGGAGCAACATGAGTTTCTGAGGAACATCCTGGACAGCGATCCCAGCCTGATTTTTGTCAAGGACAGTGAAGGACGGTTCACACTGGTCAATCAGGCAATGGCCGACCTGTACCAGCAGACCCCAGAAAGCATGCTTGGAAAAACTGTAGGGGACATCAACCCCAACGCAAAGGATGTGGAACGTTTCGAGGCCCAGGACCGTGAGGTCCTGCAGCACAAAGAGGCCCGAAAATTCCCACCTTTCCTGATCACAGATGCAAAAGGACAAAGGCGCTGGCTTTACACCACCAAACAGCCTGTGTACCGCAGAGGAAAGCCTCTGGATCTGGTTCTGGGGGTGACCTCTGACCTGACCCATCTGCACGAAACCCAGCATGCCCTGCAGACCAGAGAGACCGAATATCGAACCCTTCTGGAGCAGGCAGAGCGCAAAGCCCGAGAACTGACCCTGCTGAACCAGGTGCAGGAGGCCATTGCCAACAAACTGGAGCGCTCTGCCCTCTATGACGCGGTGGTGGAAGCCATCGCGGAGCAACTGGGCTACACCCTGGTGATCATGACCGTCCCTGAGGGAGACCGTATTTTGCGGGTGGCTTACCGGGGGTACGAAGATTTGCCCCTCACCGTGCCTGCTGAGGGCAGTGCTGCCGGGTGGTCGCTGCGCACAGGAAAGGCCCTCCTGATCGAAGATGTTCAGGGGGCAACAGATTACGTGGAAGCCATGCCAGGGGTGCGGTCCTGCATCAGTGTTCCCGTGTTCTCAGGGCAGCGGGTCGTGGGCGCTCTGGTGGTGGAAAGCAAAAATCGCCCTCTTGAACAGCAGGACCTGAACCTGATCCAGCGGGTGTCCGAACAGTTGCGGATTGCCCTGGAAAATGCAGAGCTGCATGAAAAAACCAGACGGGATCTGGTCCGGGCACAGGCCCTGTATCAGGTCAGCCAGACGTTGCACCACCAGGGCACCCAGGAAGCCTTGCTGGAGCAAATCTGCCAGAGCGTCATGCAGGCCATGCCTGCCCGCTGGTGCCTGATCTACATCATGAATTTCGAGCAACAGAGCGTGGACTTTGCAGCCAGCACAGCACAGGATGCAGCTCCTCTGCCCATCATTCCCTTTCATGAGCTGAATGCAGGTCTCACAGGCTGGGTCCTGCGGGAACACCGTCCCACCCTTTCCCTGAAAGGCGTGCCAGATGAAAGAGAAGGGGCGGAAGTACAGGAACACCGCGCAAAAAGGGACATTGGTTCACTGATTGTGGTGCCCCTGATTTATCAGGGCAAACCCATGGGAACCCTCACGGCACTGAACAACATGCAGGACCCGGACTACACCGAGAGCGATGTGGACTGGTTGATGAGCATTGGCAATCAGGTGGCCCTTGCCCTGGCACAACGGCAACTCATCGACCAGATTCAGCATCTGGCCTACCATGATCCCCTGACCAACCTGCCCAACCGTCTGCTGTTCGAGGAGCAACTCAAACAGGCGATTGCACGTGCGAAACGCCTTGGGACAAAACTGGCCCTGCTCTTCATCGACCTCGATGGGTTCAAGAATGTGAATGACACGCTGGGCCACCACATTGGGGACCTGTTGCTGCACACCCTCAGCCAGCGGTTCAAGGAACGCACCCGTGAGAGCGATTCTTTTGCCCGCATGGGCGGAGACGAATTCGCCATGATCCTCAATAACCTGCGGGACCCTGCAGATGCTGTGCAGGTGGCACAGGAGTTTCTGGACCTGCTGCGCGCCCCTTTTCACATCAACATGCACGAGCTCTTCATCTCGGCCAGCATCGGGATCAGTGTATTTCCAGACAACGGAGAGGACGTCAGCACCCTGCTGAGGCATGCGGACACCGCCATGTACCGGGCCAAGGCCTCAGGGAAAAACGACATCAAGAGCTTCACCCCGGAACTGGCAGAAAAGGCCAGAGAGCGGCTTTCACTGGAAACAGAACTGAGATATGCCCTGCAGAGGGGTGAATTTCAGCTGTACTACCAGCCGATCAAAGACCTGCAAACCCTGGAAACCGTGGGGCATGAGGCCTTGCTGCGCTGGATTCACGCCGAGCGTGGGTTCATCCCACCCGACCGTTTCATCCCCGTGGCCGAGGAATCTGGCCTGATCACCGCCCTGGGGGCCTGGGTGATCCATGAAGCCTGCAGGCAAAATGCCGAATGGCAACGGATGGGCAGGCCTCCTGTGCGGGTCGCCGTGAACATCTCCATGATCCAGTTCGCCACCTCCAGCTTTGTGAAAACCGTCAAAAGTGCCCTGCAAACCAGCGGGCTGGGAGTGGAGTGGCTGGAACTTGAAGTCACCGAGAGCGTGGTGATGCACGACGTGAAGATGGTCAAAGAACGCCTCAGTGAGCTCCGGGACCTTGGGGTGAGGATCTCCATCGATGACTTCGGGACAGGATATTCATCTCTGAAGTACCTGCAGGAATTGCCCATCGACACCCTGAAGATCGACCGTTCCTTTGTGAATGCTGTTCAGTCTGGGTCCAGTGATGCTCCACTGGTCCGCACCATCATCCTGATGGCCCAGAGCCTGGGGCTCAATGTGGTTGCAGAAGGCGTAGAGACCGTGGACCAGCTGGTGTACTTGCAGTCTCTGGGATGCAGCGAAGCGCAGGGATACCATTTTTCCAGACCGCTTCCTCCATCGCAATTGTGA
- a CDS encoding sugar-binding transcriptional regulator: MQNQDDLAVQVARLYYYQNLTTEKIAEELGLSRPKVSRLLTHAKKNGLVEIRIHDPREPTRTLEGLLREHFQLERVHVIPTPENANEAECMRRVAMYAANHMGMLIQPGMTVGIAWGTTLNAVSQHLIPKPIPGVTLVQLNGSGTPTNFMSDHALGLLQRFGDNYQASVNPFPIPAFFDYSETKQALWRERSIRRVLDLQQQADLLLYSIGSAKASVLSYVYAANYLDPQDLKDMQQMNVVGDIATVFFREDGSFDGIPLNDRASGPDLSLFKNRKGAVCIVAGESKALALWGALRGRLMSELIVDDKTVRKVLGYGGVV, encoded by the coding sequence ATGCAGAACCAGGACGATCTGGCGGTGCAGGTGGCCCGCCTGTACTACTACCAGAACCTCACCACTGAAAAAATTGCAGAAGAACTCGGACTGTCGAGGCCCAAAGTCAGCCGCCTTCTGACCCATGCCAAGAAAAACGGACTGGTGGAAATCCGCATCCACGACCCCCGCGAGCCCACCCGCACCCTGGAAGGCCTGCTGAGGGAACACTTTCAACTGGAGAGGGTGCACGTCATTCCCACACCCGAAAACGCCAACGAGGCAGAATGCATGCGCCGGGTTGCCATGTACGCAGCCAACCACATGGGCATGCTGATTCAGCCTGGAATGACCGTGGGGATTGCCTGGGGTACCACCCTCAATGCCGTATCACAGCACCTCATTCCCAAACCCATCCCCGGGGTCACACTGGTGCAACTGAATGGTTCTGGCACCCCCACCAACTTCATGAGTGATCACGCTCTGGGTCTGCTGCAACGCTTCGGAGACAACTATCAGGCCTCGGTGAATCCCTTCCCGATTCCAGCCTTTTTTGACTATTCAGAGACCAAACAGGCCCTGTGGCGTGAACGCAGCATCAGACGCGTTCTGGACCTGCAACAGCAGGCAGACCTGTTGCTGTACTCCATTGGCAGCGCAAAAGCCAGCGTGCTCAGTTACGTGTATGCTGCCAATTATCTGGACCCCCAGGATTTGAAGGACATGCAGCAGATGAACGTGGTCGGAGACATTGCCACGGTGTTCTTCCGGGAGGATGGCAGTTTCGATGGCATCCCCCTGAACGACCGGGCCAGTGGACCGGACCTCAGCCTCTTCAAAAACCGCAAAGGGGCCGTATGCATTGTTGCAGGAGAAAGCAAGGCCCTGGCCCTCTGGGGTGCACTCAGGGGACGTCTGATGAGTGAACTGATCGTGGATGACAAAACGGTCCGCAAAGTTCTGGGGTACGGAGGGGTGGTTTGA